The genomic segment GGGCACAACACTCAGTATTGCAACAAGCTGATGGACTGCTCTCAAATCGGAAATCATGGGTCCAGGGAGCCACGGGAAGTAAATTGTACTCTTGGACCACCTCACGGACGGTAGACCTGGGAACAGGATTAGTGTCTCACTCTTTCCTCGTGATCCCGGGTTGCCCATATCCTTTATTGGGAAGAGACttgctcacaaaaatgaaagcccAGATCCATTTCCTGCCAGAGGGGCCACAGCTTAAAAGGCCCTCAGAGGACCCCATCCAGATATTGACTGTGATGTTAGAAGATGAGTATAGACTCTTTGAATTCAAAAAAAGAGAACCCAGGCTCAGGAGACCTCAACCTGTGGCTAAGAAAGTTCCCTCAGGCGTGGGCAGAGACAGCAGGAATCGGGAAGGCTAAACATAGGCTGCCCGTCGATGTTGAACTAAAACCACAAGCCACCCCCATAGCCGTTCGCCAGTACCCTATGCCgagagaagccagagagggaATCCGGCCCCATATCACCCGATTCCTCCAGTTGGGGATATTGCGCAGATGTTAATCTGCCTGGAACACCCCCCTTCTTCCTATCAGGAAGCCAGGCACAAATGAATACCGCCCAGTCCAAGACCTGCGAGAAGTTAACAAGCAGGTAATGGACATTCATCCCATGTTTCCTAATCCTTATAATCTTTTAAGTTCCCTGCCACCTCTCCGAGGCTGGTATAccattttagatttaaaagacaCCTTCTTCTGGCTCCAACTTGTGCCGAAGAGTCAAGAGCTTTTCACCTTTGAATGGAGAGACCCAGACGGAGGAGTGATGGGGCAACTCATGTGGACCCGGATCCCGCAGGGATTCAAAAATTCCCCCACCATCTTCGATGAAGCTCTCAACCAAGACCTGGAGCTATATCGAGAAGCTAACCCCCAGGTTACCttgttgcaatatgttgatgatctTCTGCTTGCAGCCGAAACGAGAGAAGATTGCCTGAAAGGGACGGAGAAACTTCTGTCAGAATTAGGAACTCTAGGATATCGGGCATCAGCCAAGAAAGCACAAATCTGCAAATGACAGGTAAGCTACCTGGGCTATGTGTTACGAGAAGGGAAGAGGTGGCTGTCAGATGCAAGGAAAGAGACTGTTCTCCATATCCCCCCGCCTGAGACCCCTAAACAAGTCAGAGAATTCCTGGGGACCACAGGATTTTGCAGGCTATGGATCCCCGGGTTCACAGAGATGGCAGCCCCCCTTTACCCTCTCACCAAAGCTGGACTGTTCtcttggggagagaaagaacagaaggcgTTTGATGCCACTAAGTTGGCATTAATGTCCGCCCCAGCTCTGGGACTCCCAGATGTGACAAAACCCTTCCACCTGTTCGTGGCGGAGAACAGGGGGATAGCCAAAGGGGTGCTGACTCAGAAGCTCGGACCATGGAAATGACCCATAGCATACCTGTCTAAAAAACTAGATCCAGTAGCCGCCGGCTGGCCTGCATGCTTGAAAATAATCGCTGCAGCAGCAGTACTAGTAAAAGATGCAGACAAATTGACCCTAGGGCAAAATCTAACTGTGACTGCTCCACATACACTAGAAAGCATAATCCGGCAGCCCCTGCATCGGTGGCTTACGAATGCTCGGATAACTCACTACCAAGCCCTGTTGCTCAACTCCAACCAGGTGACATTCTCTCCGCCCACCAGTCTCAATCCGGCCACTTTGCTGCCAGACCCTGATCTTGAACCCCCAGTGCATGACTGTCAGCAAGTGTTAGCCGAAGCCCATGGGTGGTGTAAAGACTTGACTGACCTGCCTTTACCAGATGCTGAAGCCAcctggttcacagatggaagCAGCTACCTAGACCAAGGAATGTGTAAGGCAGGAGCGGCTGTAGtagatggagaaaagatagtgtgGGCTCAGGCCCTCCCCGAGGGAACCTCGGTACAGAAAGCTGAGCTCATTGCTCTTACGAGGGCGCTAGAACTGGGGTCtggaaagaaaattaacatctaTACAGATAGCAGGTACGCCTTTGCGACGGCACATGTGCATGGAGCCATTTACCAACAAAGAGGACTCCTCACctctgaaggaagagaaataaaaaacaagccgGAAATCACGGCACTCTTAGAAGCTCTGCACAAACCAGCCAAAGTAAGTATAATTCATTGCCCCGCTCACCAACACGGGAAGTCCTACATCGCTGTAGGCAATAATATGGCTGATCAAGCTGCCCGAGAAGCGGCCGCAAAGACTGTAGAAATCTTCCTCTCTGAAACTCAGCCTGAGCCAAGCCTGCAACCCTATCAATATAGCCCAGCAGATTTAGAACTAATCTCCAAAGATTGTACTCactattttgatgaacagaagagaGCCTGGTGCACCCAAGATAGAAAAATCATCTTGCCCCAAGCAACTGCCAAAGCCATAATCAAACAGATGCACCAGTGGACACACTTAGGAGTGCAAAAACTTACTCAGACTGTTTTAAATTCTGGGTGGTATGTGCCGAACCTGCAGCAGATAGCTGAATCCGTAGTTAAGCCGTGTGTTCCTTGTCAAGAAACAAACTTGcctgggaagaagaaatggactagaaaacaggcAAGGGGGAACCGGCCTGGAAAGTTTTGGGAAATAGACTTTACTGAAATTAAACCAGGGAAGTATAAATTTAAGTATCTCCTAGTGTTTGTAgataccttttcaggatgggtcaAAGCCTTTCCAACAAGGCAGGAAACAGCTGCAGTagtaacaaagaaaatattagaagaaatatttcctcGGTTCGGGATACCTAAGGTAATAGGATCTGACAACGGACCCGCTTTCATCGCCCGGATAAGTCAGGGAGTTGCTAAGTATTTGGGGACCGATTGGAAATTACATTGCATGTACAGATCCCAGAGTTCAGGgcaagtagaaaggatgaattGAACCCTAAAAGAGACCTTAACTAAATTGACCATAGAGACTGGCTCAGACTGGGTGGTGCTCCTTCCCTGGCCTTGTTCCGAGCTCGGAACACCCCTACTCATCTCAATCTAAGCCCCTTTGAAATCTTGTATGGCTCCCCTGCCCCGCTTACTTGCCTGCATGACCCCCTCCCCATTACCCAGACTGACAACCGCGATTTATATAATAGGTTGaaagctctccaggcagtccaaagagaagtgtggacccaactaaaagcagtctacGAGCCTGGCACTCCAGAAGCAGCCCACCCGTTCCAAGTTggagactttgtgtttgtaaggcGGCACCGAGCACAGACCCTGGAGCCACGGTGGAAAGGACCCTACTTAGTGTTGCTGACtaccccaacagcagtcaaagtcGACGGGATTGCCGCCTGGAttcacgcatctcatgtgaaacctgttgtcccagccgagacagctgacgaCCATCTCGCGTGGAGAGCCCAGtctactgagaatcctctccagcttaaaatcaccagaagacccctaaagtgaccaggtgcaCGTCTGGAGACACCAGCGCCGTTCAGCTGACTCACGCACCGTTCCCAAAGACTCTATTCCAAGATGACCACATCAGCTAGACAAAGACAACTTACAAAAGCTAAGACTGCGCCGCTCATCTTATAtatattgtgcctttcccctattgcactCAGCGACCCTAACCCCCATGTCCCCTATCGGCTCACCTGGGAAATAGAGAACTGGGAAACTCATGAAATCTACAACCGCACTTCCCACACAACCCCCTTAGGCACGTGGTTCCCTAACCTGTACTTTAACCTAGATAGAGTAGCAGACTTAGAAAAGAGAGGCGGGAAGGGCAGGAGTCAGCATTCAGGCCCCCCTCTTCCCTGCGCCCCCAGCTCTGTCCAGTTGGAAAGGGAGGAGGAGACTGGCGAGAAAAACAGCACCGAGTCTCTGTGAGTCGAAATGGGTTTTATGCCTGCCCGGGGTTTTGAACAGGGCCAGAGAAGCAGCAGTGCGGAGGGGCCGAGTCCCGATACTGTGCACGCTGGAGTTGTGTTACCACCAATGACGGGGAGTGGAAGTGGCGAGTAACTCCCCAGCTCATCACTCTCTCATTCGTTAAACCGTGCACCCGAACCAGGTACAGTCCAGACTGTAATCTGCTCAGGCTCCAGTTCACAGAACAAGGGAAAAAAGACACCCGATGGCAGTCAGGGTTAATCTGGGGCCTATATGTTTATCAGACTCCTCCTTTTGGAACCCTTATCCAAGTCAAATTAAAAGTTGAACCAATAGTCGAGATAGCCTTAGGtccaaataaattattgaaaTCCGAAGCACCCAAAACCTCTAGACAGCCCCTCAAAGTGACACAGCCCCCTAAGTCCCTTCCCCAGAGCCTGAGCCCAGCTTGGACACCAGCCCCCGCTATAGCAAGCCAGCCATCCCGGCTTCTTAGTCTAATCAGAGGCGCTTTCCAAGT from the Manis pentadactyla isolate mManPen7 chromosome 2, mManPen7.hap1, whole genome shotgun sequence genome contains:
- the LOC118926793 gene encoding uncharacterized protein LOC118926793 isoform X1, whose amino-acid sequence is MYWGVDGRPTQNPAIIEEGFPLTRPDWDFNTPEGSQAQMNTAQSKTCEKLTSSRNERRLPERDGETSVRIRNSRISGISQESTNLQMTDAEATWFTDGSSYLDQGMCKAGAAVVDGEKIVWAQALPEGTSVQKAELIALTRALELGSGKKINIYTDSRYAFATAHVHGAIYQQRGLLTSEGREIKNKPEITALLEALHKPAKVSIIHCPAHQHGKSYIAVGNNMADQAAREAAAKTVEIFLSETQPEPSLQPYQYSPADLELISKDCTHYFDEQKRAWCTQDRKIILPQATAKAIIKQMHQWTHLGVQKLTQTVLNSGWYVPNLQQIAESVVKPCVPCQETNLPGKKKWTRKQARGNRPGKFWEIDFTEIKPGKYKFKYLLVFVDTFSGWVKAFPTRQETAAVVTKKILEEIFPRFGIPKVIGSDNGPAFIARISQGVAKYLGTDWKLHCMYRSQSSGQVERMN
- the LOC118926793 gene encoding uncharacterized protein LOC118926793 isoform X2, which gives rise to MTDAEATWFTDGSSYLDQGMCKAGAAVVDGEKIVWAQALPEGTSVQKAELIALTRALELGSGKKINIYTDSRYAFATAHVHGAIYQQRGLLTSEGREIKNKPEITALLEALHKPAKVSIIHCPAHQHGKSYIAVGNNMADQAAREAAAKTVEIFLSETQPEPSLQPYQYSPADLELISKDCTHYFDEQKRAWCTQDRKIILPQATAKAIIKQMHQWTHLGVQKLTQTVLNSGWYVPNLQQIAESVVKPCVPCQETNLPGKKKWTRKQARGNRPGKFWEIDFTEIKPGKYKFKYLLVFVDTFSGWVKAFPTRQETAAVVTKKILEEIFPRFGIPKVIGSDNGPAFIARISQGVAKYLGTDWKLHCMYRSQSSGQVERMN
- the LOC118926793 gene encoding uncharacterized protein LOC118926793 isoform X3, encoding MYWGVDGRPTQNPAIIEEGFPLTRPDWDFNTPEGSQAQMNTAQSKTCEKLTSSRNERRLPERDGETSVRIRNSRISGISQESTNLQMTDAEATWFTDGSSYLDQGMCKAGAAVVDGEKIVWAQALPEGTSVQKAELIALTRALELGSGKKINIYTDSRYAFATAHVHGAIYQQRGLLTSEGREIKNKPEITALLEALHKPAKVESSPGSPKRSVDPTKSSLRAWHSRSSPPVPSWRLCVCKAAPSTDPGATVERTLLSVADYPNSSQSRRDCRLDSRISCETCCPSRDS